The genomic interval TTAGCTTTTGTCCTTGATTGATCAGTTGTTGTCCCTTTTTATTTTGCTGCTGTACCTTGTGAATTTAAAATATGGAGGTTTTGAAAATGACTAATTTCCAGAATGATCTACAATCGTTGAATGTTGGTGATTTCCAGGCAAACGAGGCTATTCCTTGGGATCCAAATCAATACTATGCTGATCAAGATAGACAATTTGGGGTAGGCTTCGGTTTTTTCCGATGTTTTAATTGTTTTCACTGCTTTAATTGTTTCAATTGTTTCCGTTGCTTTAATTGCTTCCGTTGCCATAACTGTTTTCATAATTGTTTTCATAATTGTTTTCATAATTGTGGTAATTGCGGCGGTCGATGTGGTGGCGGCGGCCGTTGCGGTGGTTGATCATTTTAACAATGGAGATGAGCCTCTGCAAAAGTTGCAGGGGCATTTCTCCATAAGATTAGACATAAGAGACAAATTAGGATACATAGGATGATAGTGAAAACTTATGCTTTTAGTTAGAGGACAGTTTACGGATAAGGAGGATCGGAATGACAAAATTGAACCCTTCTATGCGTTTGAAAGTGAAAAGGGACACTTTTTTTCTCCCTGATCCAAACAACGGTGTGTATTTTCGAAATAATGTCAGTTCATTTCATATGAAAGGCAGCACGATCGATCAATGGGTTGAAAAGCTAATACCTATGTTCAATGGGGAGTACACCTTGGGGAATTTGACAGATGGATTGCCGGGTCCATATCGAGATAGGGTGTATGAAATTGCAGAAGTGCTGTATCGAAACGGGTATGTACATGATGTAAGTCAAGAAAAACCGCATCATTTGCCGAAACAGATTCTTACTAAGTATGCTTCTCAAATTGAATTTTTAGAGAGCTTTGGCGATTCAGGTGCATACCGTTTTCAAGCCTATCGTCAGGCTAAAGTGTTGGCAATCGGCTCTGGGTCAGTTCTTGTCTCATTGGTTTCTTCATTGCTTCAATCTGGATTGCCGAAATTTCATGTGCGAATAACGGAATCGGTACCGACGAATCGGAAGCGGATAGAAGAATTAGTCGTACATGCCCGTAAAACGGACCCTGGGGTAGCGGTAGAGGAGGTCAATCTGCAGCCTGTGGGGGAAAGTTCTTTGCGGGAACTTTTACAGCCGTTCGATTCAATTTTATATGTATCACAGGAAGGTAATGTAGAGGAATTAACTGCGATTCAGAAGATTTGTAGGGATGAGAAGAAGCTTTTTCTACCTGCTATCTTTCTTGACCATGTAGGGATTGCAGGACCATTAGTGCAGCCGGACTCTGAAGTGAGCTGGGAGTCAGCGTTGCGCAGTATTCACCAATCTGTATTTCGTCATGATGAGGAAATAGACAATTTCTCATCTACGGCGGGAGCGATGCTGGTCAATGTGATTGTATTCGAGTTGTTTAAAAAGATTACGAGAGTTTCTGAATCAGAACAACATCATCAAATCTTTCTTCTAAATCAGGATACATTAGAAGGGAATTGGCATTCTTTCATGCTTCATCCGCTAGTGACCGGGCGTGTTACAGCTGAATTGGTTCAGGATCTCAATTTGCGGCTTAAAAAAAGTTCGAGTAATGTTGAGCAAGGTAGATTGCTTCTTTATTTTAGTCAGCTGACATCAAAGGAATCAGGAATTTTTCATATTTTAGATGAGGAAGATTTAAAACAGCTGCCTTTAGCCCAGTGTCGCGTTCAGGTCGTTGATCCGTTGTCGGAGGGTCCTGCAGAGCTGCTGCCGAGCATCGTTTGTTCAGATATGACACATGAGATGGCACGTAAAGAAGCGGGTCTAGCTGGAATTGAAGCTTATGTGTCACGAATGGTCGATCACATCGTTAAAAATCTGCCTCCACAGGAAAAGGTGGAGTTGAATTTAGTAGATTCTCATCAATTTGTTGGTGTCGGAGCAGGGGAAACATTTGCAGAATGTGTTTGCCGTGGATTGCTGAAATGTTTAACGGAGGTACTAAGCAACGAACAGGTGGAACAAAAATATAAGGTCTCTCCAGTTCAGTTAAGTGGTGTTGAAGATGAACGTTGCCAGTATTATTTACAAGCACTTACTACGTTACATGGAGCCCCAATTATCAGTTTAGGGAAGGAAGTTTCTGGCTTCCCAGTGGTATGTATTGGTGTGAATGGGCGCTGGTATCGCCATGTAGATCTTACTATAACATTGGCCTTGCAAAAAGCGTTACAGCAGGCGCTTATGAATGAAAATAAACAATTCCTTCAGATACAACCTTTAGAGGATTCATCTGTATTGCAGGCAGATAAGGTACCGC from Metabacillus sediminilitoris carries:
- a CDS encoding heterocycloanthracin/sonorensin family bacteriocin, whose protein sequence is MTNFQNDLQSLNVGDFQANEAIPWDPNQYYADQDRQFGVGFGFFRCFNCFHCFNCFNCFRCFNCFRCHNCFHNCFHNCFHNCGNCGGRCGGGGRCGG
- a CDS encoding putative thiazole-containing bacteriocin maturation protein, coding for MTKLNPSMRLKVKRDTFFLPDPNNGVYFRNNVSSFHMKGSTIDQWVEKLIPMFNGEYTLGNLTDGLPGPYRDRVYEIAEVLYRNGYVHDVSQEKPHHLPKQILTKYASQIEFLESFGDSGAYRFQAYRQAKVLAIGSGSVLVSLVSSLLQSGLPKFHVRITESVPTNRKRIEELVVHARKTDPGVAVEEVNLQPVGESSLRELLQPFDSILYVSQEGNVEELTAIQKICRDEKKLFLPAIFLDHVGIAGPLVQPDSEVSWESALRSIHQSVFRHDEEIDNFSSTAGAMLVNVIVFELFKKITRVSESEQHHQIFLLNQDTLEGNWHSFMLHPLVTGRVTAELVQDLNLRLKKSSSNVEQGRLLLYFSQLTSKESGIFHILDEEDLKQLPLAQCRVQVVDPLSEGPAELLPSIVCSDMTHEMARKEAGLAGIEAYVSRMVDHIVKNLPPQEKVELNLVDSHQFVGVGAGETFAECVCRGLLKCLTEVLSNEQVEQKYKVSPVQLSGVEDERCQYYLQALTTLHGAPIISLGKEVSGFPVVCIGVNGRWYRHVDLTITLALQKALQQALMNENKQFLQIQPLEDSSVLQADKVPQHLVIRSCENISQPEILQSAIQVLKQNRKQLLVFELGLEQIFNKELLGVCGILLREEGSR